AAGCTCACTCATTCTTTAACCTTCCTCTTTGTCACTTTGGTTAATTTCAATTgcataattttaatgattttatattacatCATGTAAGGTTACTTATGGCTGATATTTATCATTAATGGTTATTTGGTGTTTCCTTTTCCCTTTGAATTTAGCGATGATACCTGAGTACTGGCTCACAGAAGGGGGGCAGAGTGCTACTGGTGCATTATTGGATTACATAATTGAAAGCCATGTTGCTTCTCCACGACTTGCAAACCATGCAGCTTCCCAAAGTAAGAAATTGACTTCTATCCCCCCTTTTCCTGCTTCTTGACTTGACTTTCTATTCTCTGTTCTATATTGCAGAAACTTCCCTGTTTCAGCTACTGAACAATATTTTGGAATCAATGATGCGTGAGCTGCAGTGTCCATTTATTGCTGCTTTGACTGAAGATACACATGTCCTTCCTGACTTCCATGGAAATAGGTAAAGCATTTAAAGAATTGGGTTATGAGTTTTCCAGTTTGTACTGCCTGCATATCCTTATAAATGAGTTTAAGATTCTGCCATTGTGATGCACAGGTCTCCCATTGCAGATCCCAAAGCAAAAGGAGTAGTGTTTGGATTGACCCTCGACCCTAGTGAGCAACAGTTGGCTCGTCTATACCTTGCCGCTGTGCAGGCTATTGCATATGGTACACGTCATATTGTGGAGCATTGCAATGCTAATGGTCACAAGGCAAGATATGCAcctctcttctctttttttttttttctttttctttttatactaATATTAAACAGAAGGTTTGTTTCAGCTTTATAACAATAATAGTTTTTAAGTCCCATGTCCTTTAAGGAATCTGATCTTCTTTCTGGATTTAAGGTTCCAATTATTATGAACTGAATGCTGCAATTTCTCTGTACTTTAGTATTTTTTATCTAAGGTTTtgcattgttaatttttttgatggaAAAGTTATAGTGGCTCTCTGTGGTATTTCAGATTCACGTGtcaattttgaatatatttatttgtcgAGTTTTTTTCCCTTCAGGTAACAAGTTCCATTTTATGTTCTTATTGGTTGAAACAATTATGAAATAAACCAGGTTGCTGCCAATTCTGATCCAAATTTGAAAACCCGGCATGATCAACCCAGACCTCAACCAGGtccaatttcaccataaaagtCAACAACTTGAACCCGAAGCTGATTCCAAGAAGAAATGACCCGAACTTGAAgttattaaaacatgaaatgatTAGAACCTATAATGACTCGACCCAGAAAAGCCCAAGCTCAAACCCAAATGATCCAAACCCAAAATTGACCTGAATTGAAATGACtcgaaaattttaaagcttGAACTAACTTAAGCTAGATTAGGCCTATGCAAAACCAACCTGAGCCGTCCAATTGACAGGTCTACTCAGAAGCAATTGAACTTGGAATGAAGTGATTGCATAATGAAGAATTAAGCAAAGGTTAATTTGAGCTTAGCACCGAGAGCACCTAATATATATTGCAGAGTTCAAAATGTCCAAATAAATAAGCCACCTGCCTATTGAATATCTGTAGTAATTTGTGCCTGATACTAATAAGGTTTTGATTGGACCCTATCAATAAATCTTGGTTTCCCAAACAATGTCACTTGACCTTGATGTTCAGGTACATATCAACTACAATGAAGCTCCAATTAAAAGCCATCTAATTATTGCTTGATGATTAAATGTGTTGCTGTTGCTGTTTTGACTTACCAATAGGGTTGCTTGGCCTTGGGGCATTGGTTCTTTATAATTCGTTTCACTTACCCTTGAAATCCTTCCTTAATATGTCTCTCCCTTTTTGCAGATTGATACATTGCTTGCATGTGGTGGCCTCTCAAAAAATGCCCTTTTCATTCAAGAGCATGCAGATATTATTGGTTTGTGCATTTGCTTTCTTCCTTTCTGCATGCATGTGTTTTCATGCGTGCATGTTCCCGCATGCTGACTAGTAACTGCCatctaaatttgtaattaaggtTTACTATCCCTATAGTCTATAGCAACATAAAACCTTCATTTGGACCAATGATTCTTTTCCTCCGCATTTGAATGCTGCATTCTATGCTGCTAACATGCTGATTAAAACTTGTGGCTTTCTTGCTAATAATTTGCTAATTCCctcttattatttattctttttattggTGGGTGACCATTTTCTCATAATTTCAGGTTGCCCTATAATTCTTCCGCGTGAAAGTGAGTCAGTGCTTTTAGGGGCTGCTATTCTTGGTGCAGTTGCAGCAAAGAAGTATACTTGTCTCAGTGAGGCAATGAAAGCACTTAATGCAGCTGGTCAGGTATGCTAGCTATCCTGATTTGCTTCTATTGGTATCGTGCTTTTATCATGAAATGTGTTGAGCACAAGTTGAAGGTTCAGTTGAAAATTGAGCTGTAATTTGGTTTTAAACCTTTATATAAAGCGGTTCAACCTAGACAGGTTAACTGATGGCAATGCATGCCTGGCGTAGGAAGGTGGTCTTATTTTATGTGTCGTTGGTTATCTTTGAGTAGGAAGTCATCATATATTTGGTTTTTTCAACTCTTGACACCATGCAGGTCATTCATCCATCAACAGACTCAAGGGTGAAGAAGTATCATGATTCCAAATACCGTATTTTCCGTGAACTTTATCAGCAGCAGCTGTCGCAGCGTTCAATTATGGCTCAAGCTTTGGCATAGCTTATGAGGTACCTGGTTGTAACTTGTGAACTTCTATTGGGTGTttgcttttataaaaaatgagcTGAACTTTAAAGAAGTTGGATACTGTAAGTGTTACTCTATTACTTGTAAATATCTGCTATAGATCTTTGGTTTCGGTTATGCATGTGAAAACTAACACAAACAACAGGGAATAAAAGATCAGTGGATGAGTTCACATATTTAACTCCTTTAGCCTCTTCTTGGTTGAGTTGGGGAATGTTATGAATTGTATTACCAAGGTATCTTGTTTTACTGTTcatataaattattctttttgagTTTTGTGACTATTGCTCTCAACAATGTTGTCTTCAATATTTAAACTCGGGTTTTTCATTGAGAGCGCAATGTGCGTTATCATTGCACCCAACACTTGTTAATGAATTTAAGTGATTGAAATAGTTTTTCTAATCGAGTTGTtatattaaatagaaaaatgatgtaaccaacaaacaaatattaatataggaataataacaaaaatttttagAGCCCGTTAGAGAAAAATtctaaacaatttttattttgttggaaaCCAAATTACTTCAAGAAAGATTAATATGTAGTTGTGCTTTGAATTTGTCCAAAAGTACTTAGTTGGTATTTGAACTTTTTATGTATATAGTTAGTGCTTGAACTTGTATTTCATCACCTAGGTTGGTATCTCCGCACTAACACCGTTAGATTGTGCTGATGTGGCATTGATGACCAACCTATACTGACATGTGATAGCCTCTCAATATGACACCGtggacataaattaaaaaatttaaaatctttcaaaaaaatataaattaattttaaaaaagtaattttttggACAAGTTTGCACCAACTAGGTACTTTTTGGACAAGTTTGGACAAGTTTAAGGAGTGAATTACATGTTAAccccttaaaaaattaattttaattaattgggGTAATGTGTGTAACGTAATACAAGTTCAGGTGCCAACtagatacaaaaaaaaaaataggtacTAAGTACTTTTAGACAAGTTAGGGGTATATATTAACCCTTTCAAAAATACAATCATGAGATTCTTTCATTAGTttaaatatgcattaaaaatactattatttctttttatacaatttattattattattaatacacTCATCTCAAATCTTTAAAATagagaataatatatattttaatatactcGAATTCGTATTTTCTTAATTGCTGGAAAAATATTAATACCAACTGAATTAAAGTTTAATCAACATTAAAATACTACTATTAATAACTATGatctatgttaaaatatgacaaataattataatgttGATGATTAATGAGGGTCTAAGTAACACCATTTTTcattgattgagtcttaatttgattggtatgtgtattgttgtcaatataggAGGATGTAGGTTCAAGTGTGttgaaatattttatctttttatttatgagatgggagaaattatgaatagttttaggcattttataataaaaaattacatcctttatttttaataaatgaaaagtgGTGCAGTTTATTAGGCACATTagaattagttttttaaataattgtataaGTCATGCATTAGAcggcctttttttttttttttgtacaacGTGCATCAGATGGCTTAAAACTAGCATAACATGGAcaaaaaataaaggttaaattctgctgttagtccctgtactttgcaaaaattataaatttaatctttatattttaatttagttattttttatctctatacttttaaattctaaaatcaacaaatgataattgataaattcattaaattagatttttattttcaaaatctgatgcatcaaacatattatcatacatataatatcatatcaacttattattttcatatatcactcactcaaaattcaattaatatattaacaatGGTCATTTGTGTCAAGaccgaaatttcaaaatttatgacTTAAAacgattcaattaaaaatatggactaaatttacaatttacgATAGTGCAAgaatagtaattgaatttaaacaaaaacaaattttaccaagaataaaacattttaattttaaatatataaaaaaatctatatacttttaattaggGGTAAATAAAGGAAAGGAgggagagaaagaaaagagtgGATGAGAGAATGATTCTGCCACGTGCGACGCTACTTTGGCATCATTCCAAACGtgtcccaaattttttttttttcgaatggCTGTGGCCGTGGCgctcctcttcttcttcctcctcctcctccttcaCCTTCaccatttgtttatttattctttaattcttttttttttttcctctcttgTTGTTTAGATCAATCCCATATTCATATTATCCCCATTCTTCATTTGatcaaaatattgccttaccTAATCAACCAGAGAGGAAAAATGAATCATTCTTTTGACAATTCCCGTTTTTCAggtactcttttttttttggttaagctttggttttaatttatttccgaaagaaaaaaaattgaaattactaAACCtgaattagatttttttaattgaatatggAAACTGTTATATCTGGAAGCTTGTCTGGGTTTTATTTCAGCTGTTTTGTTGACGAATTTAGTTGAGTTGTAGATTCTGCTTAGTTGGATTCGATTTAGGTTTCcacttactttttatttatttatcttcttttctctttttttttttggtttcgtGGTGTTTGAGAATTTCAGAGATTTTATAATTTCTGGTACTCTTTTTGAGTTACCTGATGGAGAATCATTCTGTTGTTGGTGTTAAAAGTAGTGGACTTATATATTAGTTTCCACTTTTGGTAGAGTTTTCGGCATTGTTGAAATACATGGTGTGAGCTGAAAACCTTCCCatgtgtaataaaataattattgatcaTCAACAGCAGCATAAGAGTCAAACTGTGTATTTGATGAATTCACCTTCATTAAGTCCGGTGTCTGCCTTGCCTTCCTCCATCCCTGGTTCCAGTGATGAAATCCCGCGTGTAAAATTCTTATGTAGCTTCTTAGGTAGCATTTTGCCTCGACCCCAAGATGGGAAATTGAGGTATGTTGGTGGAGAAACGCGAATTGTGAGTGTACCGAGAGATATTAGTTATGTGGAGTTGATGAGTAAGATGAGGGAGCTTTATGATGGAGCAGCAGTGTTGAAATATCAGCAGCCAGATGAGGATCTTGATGCTTTAGTGTCAGTTGTGAATGATGATGATATGGTTAACATGATGGAAGAGTATGAGAAGTTGGCTTCGAGTGATGGGTTCACTAGGCTTAGGATTTTCTTGTTTTCGCATCCTGACCAAGATGGTTCATCATATTATGTTGATGGGAATGAGAGGAGGTATGTGGATGCTTTGAAAAGTTTAAATGAGGGTTCTGATTTTAGGAAATGTGATTCACCTGCGACGTCTACAGTTTCTGATGATATTCATTTAGCAGAACAATTCTTTAATGGTATGAGTATTGACGAGAGTTGGGTTCATATCCAGAGGAGCGGTGTGATACCAACACCATCTTTTAACTTGCATAGTCATACTATTCCTCATATGGGTTCTGGGCAGTGGAGTCCTGTGTGCTATTCTCCTAGTCACCATGGATACCTTACTCCCAGAACACTATCGGGGTTTCCACCTTCACCATCTTCTGCTCACTATAGAATGCAAGAAGAATATGTTCGGCAGCGATTAAATCGTCATCCCCAATATGAACATCAGCCTCATTTTCCAGATAATGTAGCATGGATGCCAAATGGAGCTATGTCTGGTGATAAGGTTTGTGGTTTTCCTGGTAACATCCTTCATAGTCTAGGTGTGCATGAAGGAAACCACAACTATGAGCACTGCAGGGCTACTTTTTGCAGAAACCAGTCACCACATTTGGAGCACCACAACATGGGAAATGCTGTTCCTCAGATTAATAGTTCATGCGCTGCCGCTGAGTGCCTCCCAAACCAAGAAGCATTCATGATGCATGCAGATGGAAAATTGCATCTTGAATTTTATTCCAAAGACCAAACTGATCCCTCTTCTACTCACGGTGAAACACATGGTCATGAAAGAGGATGCATTCTGCAGCACCAACTGAATCCTTGTGTTGAGGAAGCGAGAAATCATGTATATGGATTTGGAAGATTGAATGACCACAATGTTCTAGATGGTGCTGGCATGAATTCACCTCTTGAGCATGCTGGTTTAGCTGATGGCCATCTTATGCTTTCAAATTATGTTCATCAGCGAGCTGGAGCTGAGTTGGGGAATGAAGTATTTCGTGATCAAACCATGGTTGCTTCAGCCCACTTGCACATTCCTCCTGAAGAACGTGGGCCCTGTTATGGGAATTATCCTTATCCACATGGAGGAGATAATGCTTACCAAGCCTCACAAGGACATGTACATGCGCAGTCTTTGCAGAGAAATTTTCAGAATCATACTCATGGTGCTCCAGCTTATGAAGCATATGGTTTACCTCAGCAAATAAATTCTCCAGTTAACTTTGCATTTTTGAAGGATCCAGCAGAAGGTAGTGCAATGCATTTTGTTGCAACAGATGGTCAAAACCCTTGGGTTGAGTCTCCTCAAAAGGTACTGAGTTCTGATGGGACTGCTGTTCCAGACATTGCTTATGCCCATGTTCTCAAGGTGGATGTTGGTCCTCATTGTCAGGAAACTCAAAACACTGTCACTATGAAACCAGTCGTAGCCCCTCAAGACATGCTAAAATTTGCCACTGCCACAGAACCTGTTCAGTTGCCAGATCAAGCTTCAACTTTAATCCATGATACATCTATTTCCAGAAGCAATCTGGAATCGTATGATTCTAGTGTCATTGGAGTGTGGGGGATTGAGGACAAAATTGTTCCCTTGGAAGATGAAGCAAATCATGTGGCAAAGATGGAAAAATCTGATGTTCCTAGCACGTGCAGTCCAGAGCAAAACAAAATTCCTGAAGACGAATCTAAAATAGCACCTGATGAGTCTAGCATTCCAATTTGCTTAAAGCTTGCTGAAAAGGGTGATGACCAGGCAAAACATGGTGAAAAGGATCCTAGTGCTGCTGAAAATTCAAAGCTATCTGTAAACCGTTTGAGTTTCATACCGGAGTTTGTTGCTTCAGTTACAAAAGTAGCTTTGGAAGAGGGTGAAGAAGTGAAAGCCAAAGTTGAAGGCGTTGCCCCCATCAAGCATGATGCAATTGAAAAAGAAGCAGCTGCCgatgaatcaaaatcaatggtgagattgaagaaaattttctatattaaaGAACATCTtgcaatattatatttttctctttctaaTAATACATTTTCTCTTTAGAATCCCCATGGCGAGTTGGAATGGGATTCTGATAATGACAACATAACCCTTGCAAAAATTGAGCCAACAAAGGCTGAGGAAGAAGCTTTTGCAAGAGGGTTACAggtctttgtttttttctcccttttccTCATTTAACtaactttaatttctttgtcaCTATTATTTCTTGCAATCATTCATTTTGTTAGGATTAATGCTTATTTGaccctaaaaatttaaacttcacAAATCGCAATTAGTTACTTACTTTAACTTTCATCTTTTAAGTACTTTGGCTCTTAAGATTTTGCCAGTCCTGGGCAGGTTGATCTGCCTCAAACTGGCACCGGTAGCTGCCTTCCTTCTCTCCCTTCACACTCTCCCGTTTCAGCCCcccttattatttcaaaaacagaatttccatttttttttctgattttcgttttcattttctaattatACATAATGACATGGCACTTTTTGTCTTTTGTCCTGATTTGATTAGCTTTTTAGTCACATCAACCTATTAACTTACGCTACTTGACAAAATGAAAGTTCAAATGCTTAATGGTGCAAACGAGAGATAGTGAGTATAGGGATCAAATCAATATCTATATATGGCCCATAATCTAACTTTAGCGGTAACAGAAAAAAATCTAACTTTATATGTCAAGCTTGTTTAGGTGccatccaaaaaaaaaaaaagagaatcaaTATTTAACCCAAATTGTTACTTTTCTTACACGTTTGTTTCCATTTTGTTTCTGATGGTATTTGCATTTTGCCTTAAGACAATAAAAAATGATGATCTGGAGGAGATCCGAGAATTGGGCTCTGGAACATATGGGGCAGTTTATCAGGGCAAATGGAAAGGTTCTGTTGTAGCAATCAAGAGAATCAAAGCTAGCTGCTTTGCAGGGAGGCCTGCAGAAAGAGAACGTATGGTAATAACTATTAGCACTTCCCTTTGGGAAGCTTTGGTTGCTTATCCTTATAATACTAGGCTGCTTGATGATCAAAAgggttaaaaaattattcaccTGATATGTCACAGATGCCATGGTACTTGATAGTATGGTATTTGTTTACCCGTGTAGGAAGGTTTTTAAGTTGGTATTCCACAGTAAAAAGAGCATGAGTTGGTTAGAAGTGAAAGGGGGCAGCTTTTTTCCCCCACTTATCGCACAAAGACTAAAAATAAGTGCTTATATAACTTGAAGAATGAACTACTATGTTGTTACACATAGAACAACCACGGTGCTTTATTACCAAAAAGAACGTATGTAGGTTATGATTGCCTTTTCTCTGCCTACACTCAGTGCATGTAATGGCTTATAAAGTTTTGATCATTAgcaaaagggaaagaaaaattctcttaaccttttttattaaatgtaagCAATTCAGCTTGTGATTTAAGTGTTGGAAATTTTCCGTTTCTATTTATGGCATCATAAAAGAGTGGTAAATATAATAACTTAGCAGTTATGCTTATGAACTCTCTAGAGCTCATCCTGCCAATTGGCTACTCTTCTTGAAAGGTTTGTTTATCACTCTAATGAATTCTTTGTTAACGTTATTATGATTGTCCTACCATTTATTTCTGGAAGACCAGCTTTTTGGTATTTGCTTTTTACATCTTTGTATTTTCATTCAGACCTAGTCTTTTGTTTTTACCCCTTCAAGTTGATGGCCGTGTGTGGTAGCTGTTAAAGCAAAAGGATATTTTGTGGGATACAgttcaatttttagtttttttaactcCCTCCCAAGGATTCAATCTTCAAGAGCCTCAtgatcatatatatatgatacTTCTATGCTTCTCATATATTGATTAAttgcaattttttatttctgtGCTGCCATAGATTGCAGATTTCTGGAAAGAAGCTTTGATATTGAGTTCATTACATCATCCAAATGTTGTTTCTTTCTATGGTATAGTTCGTGATAGTCCTGACGGATTCTTAGCTACTGTTGCTGAATTCATGGTTAATGGATCCTTGAAGCAGTTTTTACAGAAGAAGGACAGGTAACCATGTTAGTAACTCTGTGAACAGGTTGCCTTTTGGGCATCCTCACAGTAGTTTGTTTTAGAAGTGTTGTTTGCCTCTTAGCATGTGCCTTTTCTGTTTCATAGTAGACTAAACAAGCTAGAATGCAATATTTTCTTAAGTGATCTTTGTGATATGACAATGTGATTGAACAGGACTATTGATCGTCATAAGAGACTCATCATAGCTATGGATGTTGCATTTGGGATGGAATACTTGCATGGGAAGAACATTGtacattttgatttgaaatgtgaaaatttgtTGGTAAATATGAGAGATCTGCAGCGTCCAGTGTGCAAGGTATACTGTTCTAGATATTGTTtccagaactcaaaatttaaggttttaggtGTGGGAAAGGGCAGGCTGGTGTTGATCAGCCTATGGTGATTTCTTTAATAGCTTCAGCTTGAGATTGTTTCTTTAGCGAATGCTCGTATCATGCTCTTCagtttcttttagttttcttctAATGGTCAATGGAATTAGAACTCATTGCATGCATGCACACCCTTGTAGATTGGTGATTTGGGCTTATCGAAGGTCAGGCAGCATACATTCGTTTCAGGAGGTGTTTGTGGAACTCTACCATGGATGGCACCTGAGCTTTTGAGTGGTAAAAGTGACATGGTATCTGAAAAGGTAATAGTATCAGTGCATAGATAAGTTTACAACAcgttttttttgtttcctttacTTCTCAAGacattattctttttatttggcCAGATTCTGATTTTATTCATGTTTCATCAATTACTGCACTTCAGATTGATGTGTACTCCTTTGGCATCGTTATGTGGGAGTTACTCACTGGTGAAGAACCTTATGCAGATATTCATTGTGCTTCTATAATTGGTAAGCTTCATATGTTTAACATCTTCACGTTACACTGACAAAATGTCTGGTATACATATTGGACACGTCCATCAGCATATGCACTTGGCTACAAGGACCTACTGAAGATTAAACTTTCCTTTATCAGATCTGGGTCAATGCCTGACTCATAACTTTGGCCTATCCACTGTAGCAATGATTAtttcttatataaatatatttatcaatctTCATTTGATAGCTggaaaaaatggagaaaaaataagaaaaaaagagtcTGGGAGAATTGTCACTCTTATGTTTTTGGGGGAAAGCGAATTTGTGCAATTTCTTGACATACTTTGAAGTTAATCCCATACTAAAACACCAATTCCAGTGAGGGTGGGCCAATGGCACCATTTTGCTCAGTGTTAATATAGCCATTCttgacaaaattgaataatgtaACAGAGTCATGATAGAAATGGATGTATTTGTTACTATAATTGGATCCCCAACAAGTAGAAATGACCTGAACTGTTTCTATTCAGGGTTGGTTGTTCTTTCAGATTATTggaacttttattcaaaatgacGTGCATATTTTGAAGTTGATCTCGTACTAAAAGACCAGTTTCAGTAATTGGATTTTGAGCTTCAAATCTCTTCTGATTTAAGCTTTTGCTGTTCTAGTAGTGTGCATGTTTTTGGACTCTCATTCTGATTAGAGTTTAGATGTGAGCTTGCCCTGTTAACGGGTTCTTCCTACGAATTCTTCTTTTAACATGTAGGAGGAATTGTGAACAACACCTTACGTCCAAAAATACCATCATGGTGCGATCCTGAATGGAAGGCTTTAATGGAAAAGTGTTGGGCCTCTGATCCTACAGACAGACCTTCCTTTTCAGAAATATCTCAGAAGCTAAGAAACATGGCTGCTGCGataaatatagaataaaaacCAATGCCGAAGCGACGATTTCACTTTCTCACATCTGGTGTAGTACTGCCATAAGTTCTTTAAGGAGTATTaagttatacattttggtaTTGCATAATACACAAAGAAGAGCCGTGAAAGTTCTTGAGAAGTGAGTTTTACTGACTACAATTTAATCTTCCTTCTTACAGAAAATGGTTTCTCTCTGTCATTAACGGGTTTTGACCTTCCCTCTCTCAGGACCATTGCTATTCCGATTACGATCTAGACGGTGGTACTACGGGTAAATGCATCTTATCATTTGAGGTGGGACTCTGTTTCTTTTGAACATCTGTATATAAGTTTATAGTAATCAATAATGCATAGTACATATTGAGAGCTTCAGATGAACTAGCATTCAATCATtttgccattattattttaaaccaagtgttcatatttataaaaatgtacATTGGGTTTTCAAATATATCTGATTTCCTATAGGTTTCACCGAAGAAAAACAGAACAATGTTCTTTGTTGGGGGGGTCTACCTGCTCTACTatgaaaaataactaaaacattacATGGAATATTGATTAGGATCCATTACCAGAATTAATCCTGTTTTGTTTGATATCTGTATGGTCTGGATGCCCCACTTCCACTGACCAAGATTATTGTTATATTCAAACATTTGTTTGACTTTATTCCACAGCTACGAgttctttttcatatatatataaaatatgcatgaaattaACGTGGCATGGATATGTTAATGCAAGAAGAGTTTCTCATATTGTTGATATTGATTAAAGAAATAGGGTGAATGAATTAAGTAGGAATTAGCATGGCATCACCAACTCTTTTGTTGCATGCCCAACCAAAGCTCCCATTGGAGTCAAATAGTGTGACGCTATCTACTTTAGTCCCCAAATAATTTAAGTGCAacaaaaaatggttaaaatgcATCATTGGTCCttgtactcttcacaaatttaaaatttagtccctatacatttgtttctctctatttttttatatttcaaaattcaagttcgattgttaatatttttatttttgttaattttgtagGTATGaacttttgaaataataaaaatactcactaacaatgaacataaaaaatgaCATAATGAGTTTGAATtacacaaaataattttactaatgttaacaattggatttgaattttaaagtttgaatggTGGGGAGTttgaatttctaaaaataaaaagtatagagactagaTTCTAAATTATTAGTGAAGAGTGCAAAAGTTATGGCATTTTTAATcaacaaaaagaattatgttatgtttgatACGAAAATAATACGAATTGGATATGGATGatgtgttaaattttataaaataataattagtaatatatcaaaatttatatttaaaaataatttgctAACAAGTAACATGACATATATGCATTTATTCTGGTAAATTCTGTAGAAATCGCTCTTTTTTTGCTACATCTTATTCTAATGACTCATGCACCTAACACGCGGAGAAGACTTTTTATTTACAAGTCAAAAGTTTTCATGTATCATTGACTTCTCCACCCttatacatttcaaaattaCAGGGTCATTGGATGATTGgttattgaattttgttttcctttttctattttgaatatttaactataaataaatatgattctttttattaataaaattttcataaatatggcAATGTGGTCTCTTGATTGTTAGAACACACAATTTGGTCTTCAACACTatcaatgtttttgaaa
This sequence is a window from Gossypium raimondii isolate GPD5lz chromosome 5, ASM2569854v1, whole genome shotgun sequence. Protein-coding genes within it:
- the LOC105769429 gene encoding uncharacterized protein LOC105769429 isoform X5; the protein is MCNKIIIDHQQQHKSQTVYLMNSPSLSPVSALPSSIPGSSDEIPRVKFLCSFLGSILPRPQDGKLRYVGGETRIVSVPRDISYVELMSKMRELYDGAAVLKYQQPDEDLDALVSVVNDDDMVNMMEEYEKLASSDGFTRLRIFLFSHPDQDGSSYYVDGNERRYVDALKSLNEGSDFRKCDSPATSTVSDDIHLAEQFFNGMSIDESWVHIQRSGVIPTPSFNLHSHTIPHMGSGQWSPVCYSPSHHGYLTPRTLSGFPPSPSSAHYRMQEEYVRQRLNRHPQYEHQPHFPDNVAWMPNGAMSGDKVCGFPGNILHSLGVHEGNHNYEHCRATFCRNQSPHLEHHNMGNAVPQINSSCAAAECLPNQEAFMMHADGKLHLEFYSKDQTDPSSTHGETHGHERGCILQHQLNPCVEEARNHVYGFGRLNDHNVLDGAGMNSPLEHAGLADGHLMLSNYVHQRAGAELGNEVFRDQTMVASAHLHIPPEERGPCYGNYPYPHGGDNAYQASQGHVHAQSLQRNFQNHTHGAPAYEAYGLPQQINSPVNFAFLKDPAEGSAMHFVATDGQNPWVESPQKVLSSDGTAVPDIAYAHVLKVDVGPHCQETQNTVTMKPVVAPQDMLKFATATEPVQLPDQASTLIHDTSISRSNLESYDSSVIGVWGIEDKIVPLEDEANHVAKMEKSDVPSTCSPEQNKIPEDESKIAPDESSIPICLKLAEKGDDQAKHGEKDPSAAENSKLSVNRLSFIPEFVASVTKVALEEGEEVKAKVEGVAPIKHDAIEKEAAADESKSMNPHGELEWDSDNDNITLAKIEPTKAEEEAFARGLQTIKNDDLEEIRELGSGTYGAVYQGKWKGSVVAIKRIKASCFAGRPAEREHCRFLERSFDIEFITSSKCCFFLWYSS
- the LOC105769429 gene encoding uncharacterized protein LOC105769429 isoform X6, with product MCNKIIIDHQQQHKSQTVYLMNSPSLSPVSALPSSIPGSSDEIPRVKFLCSFLGSILPRPQDGKLRYVGGETRIVSVPRDISYVELMSKMRELYDGAAVLKYQQPDEDLDALVSVVNDDDMVNMMEEYEKLASSDGFTRLRIFLFSHPDQDGSSYYVDGNERRYVDALKSLNEGSDFRKCDSPATSTVSDDIHLAEQFFNGMSIDESWVHIQRSGVIPTPSFNLHSHTIPHMGSGQWSPVCYSPSHHGYLTPRTLSGFPPSPSSAHYRMQEEYVRQRLNRHPQYEHQPHFPDNVAWMPNGAMSGDKVCGFPGNILHSLGVHEGNHNYEHCRATFCRNQSPHLEHHNMGNAVPQINSSCAAAECLPNQEAFMMHADGKLHLEFYSKDQTDPSSTHGETHGHERGCILQHQLNPCVEEARNHVYGFGRLNDHNVLDGAGMNSPLEHAGLADGHLMLSNYVHQRAGAELGNEVFRDQTMVASAHLHIPPEERGPCYGNYPYPHGGDNAYQASQGHVHAQSLQRNFQNHTHGAPAYEAYGLPQQINSPVNFAFLKDPAEGSAMHFVATDGQNPWVESPQKVLSSDGTAVPDIAYAHVLKVDVGPHCQETQNTVTMKPVVAPQDMLKFATATEPVQLPDQASTLIHDTSISRSNLESYDSSVIGVWGIEDKIVPLEDEANHVAKMEKSDVPSTCSPEQNKIPEDESKIAPDESSIPICLKLAEKGDDQAKHGEKDPSAAENSKLSVNRLSFIPEFVASVTKVALEEGEEVKAKVEGVAPIKHDAIEKEAAADESKSMNPHGELEWDSDNDNITLAKIEPTKAEEEAFARGLQTIKNDDLEEIRELGSGTYGAVYQGKWKGSVVAIKRIKASCFAGRPAERERMFVIVLTDS